The following proteins are co-located in the Siansivirga zeaxanthinifaciens CC-SAMT-1 genome:
- a CDS encoding DUF2853 family protein: MSKRDELIAKYAADLKEKCGVTADMDLLTKVTIGCGPSIYNADSSTVSGSDESELATVKNNFLIKKLGLADSPELDKGIDAVMELYGKSNRNKYRAVVYYLLTKHFKKESVY; the protein is encoded by the coding sequence ATGAGCAAACGCGATGAATTAATTGCAAAATATGCTGCAGATTTAAAAGAAAAATGTGGTGTAACAGCAGACATGGATTTATTAACTAAAGTAACCATTGGTTGCGGACCATCAATTTATAATGCAGATTCTTCAACGGTTTCAGGTTCAGACGAATCGGAATTAGCAACCGTAAAAAATAATTTTTTAATTAAAAAATTAGGATTGGCAGACAGCCCCGAGTTAGATAAAGGCATCGATGCCGTTATGGAACTTTACGGAAAATCGAATCGTAATAAATACAGAGCAGTCGTATACTATTTATTAACTAAACACTTCAAAAAAGAATCTGTTTATTAA
- a CDS encoding site-specific integrase, protein MKISIRKKKLADGRESIYLDCYFPNAEKKRVKEYLKLYTYPNPRNSKDREHNKKTMLLAESIRSKRFMEEQHEQHGFGHFVKGDTSANFIKYFEEQTNKRYNSTGNYGNWDSVLKHLIKYKGEDVLFSQVDSKWLEGFKEYLKNTAKTKSEQPLSQNSCYSYFNKVKACLKQAVRDKMISYNPAIEVPGFKQGETEREFLTLEELKAVTKADCEIPMLKTAFIFSCLTGLRWSDINKLVWQEVQHSEEQGWYIRFRQKKTQGVETLPISKQARDLLGEKGENEERVFKGLKYSAWHNVKLQQWMMKAGISKTITFHCARHTYATLQLTLGTDIYTVSKLLGHRELKTTQVYAKIIDKKKVDAANIIPDLDL, encoded by the coding sequence ATGAAAATATCAATCAGAAAGAAAAAATTAGCAGATGGTAGAGAAAGCATTTATTTAGATTGCTATTTCCCAAATGCCGAAAAGAAAAGAGTAAAGGAATACCTTAAACTCTATACCTATCCTAATCCAAGGAACAGCAAAGACCGTGAACACAACAAGAAAACCATGCTTTTGGCTGAAAGTATTCGATCCAAACGATTTATGGAAGAACAGCACGAACAACATGGTTTTGGACATTTCGTGAAAGGTGATACTTCGGCAAATTTTATAAAGTACTTCGAAGAACAGACCAATAAACGATACAATAGCACCGGTAATTATGGTAATTGGGATAGTGTACTGAAACACCTTATAAAATACAAAGGTGAAGATGTGCTTTTCTCTCAGGTGGATAGTAAGTGGCTGGAAGGTTTTAAGGAATACCTAAAAAACACAGCCAAAACAAAAAGTGAACAACCTCTCTCTCAAAATTCCTGTTACTCCTATTTCAACAAGGTAAAAGCCTGTTTGAAACAAGCGGTTAGAGATAAAATGATTAGCTACAATCCTGCTATTGAAGTACCAGGATTTAAACAAGGTGAAACGGAACGTGAGTTTTTAACCTTGGAGGAACTTAAAGCAGTTACTAAAGCTGATTGTGAAATACCCATGCTTAAAACAGCTTTTATTTTTAGCTGTTTAACCGGATTGCGTTGGTCGGACATTAATAAGTTAGTTTGGCAAGAAGTTCAACATTCAGAGGAACAAGGTTGGTATATTCGATTCCGTCAGAAGAAAACTCAAGGGGTTGAAACTTTGCCAATTTCAAAACAAGCTCGTGATCTATTGGGTGAAAAAGGAGAAAATGAGGAACGTGTGTTTAAAGGCTTAAAATATTCGGCTTGGCATAATGTGAAATTGCAACAATGGATGATGAAGGCTGGCATTTCAAAAACCATCACCTTCCACTGTGCCCGACATACTTATGCTACACTGCAATTGACTTTAGGAACGGATATTTATACGGTTTCAAAGTTATTGGGACATCGTGAACTGAAAACCACTCAGGTTTACGCTAAGATTATTGATAAAAAGAAAGTGGATGCTGCTAACATAATACCCGATTTAGACTTATGA
- a CDS encoding helix-turn-helix transcriptional regulator produces the protein MSKANTPYNKICLYCHNEFVAQKRTTKYCSHKCNQRAYKQSKRESTHQQVSEKELVKSSAIKTNLLLEEIAASIKSIETEIHLSLRPYLTVKEVGTLLNMSRTSIYRLTESGKLPLYTLGNRKVYIKRSDIDNLFQNPKTIKA, from the coding sequence ATGAGTAAAGCGAACACACCCTACAACAAAATTTGTCTGTATTGCCACAATGAATTTGTAGCACAGAAGCGAACAACCAAGTATTGTTCCCACAAATGCAATCAACGAGCCTACAAGCAAAGCAAAAGAGAAAGTACTCACCAACAGGTAAGTGAAAAGGAATTGGTAAAATCTTCAGCTATTAAAACAAACTTACTGCTTGAAGAAATAGCTGCAAGTATTAAATCTATTGAAACAGAAATACATCTTTCTCTAAGACCTTATTTAACGGTAAAAGAAGTAGGAACTCTATTGAATATGAGCAGAACTTCTATTTACAGATTAACAGAATCCGGTAAACTACCACTTTATACTCTTGGTAATCGAAAGGTTTACATTAAAAGAAGCGACATCGACAACCTATTCCAAAACCCGAAAACCATAAAAGCATGA
- a CDS encoding CvfB family protein: MIQIGQINTLEILRETDHGMYLVDEDDNQVLLPNRYVPESFKIWDKLDVFVYLDNEERPVATTDMPYIKLGEFALLRCSEVTEHGAFLDWGLVKQLFCPFKEQAFKMKPKGWYLVYCYLDEKTGRLAASSKTNSFLDNKELTVKQFEEVDLIVSHPSDIGMNVIVNKKHMGLIYNDNIFTDLSVGDKLKGIVKKIRPGNKLDISLGQIGYRNIEPNADRIMQELQDNSGYLNLTDKSDPEAIKDILQMSKKNFKKAVGTLYKQRQIEIKDDGIYLLS, encoded by the coding sequence ATGATACAAATAGGACAAATAAATACATTAGAAATACTTCGTGAAACCGATCATGGTATGTATTTGGTAGATGAAGACGATAACCAAGTATTACTTCCAAATAGGTATGTGCCAGAATCTTTCAAAATTTGGGATAAGCTCGATGTGTTTGTTTATTTAGATAATGAAGAACGCCCTGTAGCCACAACAGATATGCCTTATATTAAATTGGGCGAATTTGCTTTGCTACGTTGCAGTGAAGTAACAGAGCATGGTGCTTTTTTAGACTGGGGTTTGGTAAAACAATTATTTTGTCCGTTTAAAGAACAAGCCTTTAAAATGAAACCAAAAGGCTGGTATTTAGTGTATTGTTATTTAGATGAAAAAACAGGCCGACTGGCAGCTTCAAGTAAAACAAATAGTTTTTTAGACAATAAAGAGCTTACTGTAAAACAATTTGAAGAGGTCGATTTAATTGTATCGCATCCATCTGATATTGGTATGAATGTTATTGTAAATAAAAAACACATGGGGCTTATTTACAACGACAATATTTTTACAGATTTAAGCGTAGGTGATAAACTGAAGGGCATCGTAAAAAAAATTCGTCCGGGTAATAAATTAGACATTTCTTTAGGGCAAATAGGCTATAGAAATATAGAGCCTAACGCCGACCGAATCATGCAGGAATTGCAAGATAACAGCGGTTATTTAAATCTAACCGATAAATCCGATCCAGAAGCCATTAAAGACATTTTACAAATGAGTAAGAAAAACTTTAAGAAGGCTGTTGGAACACTATATAAACAGCGCCAAATTGAAATAAAAGACGATGGTATTTATTTATTATCGTAA
- a CDS encoding PaaI family thioesterase yields the protein MPLDKETVLAQANAACKNTLMETLEIKVIDYGDDFLVASMPVNSRVHQPDGVLHGGATAALAESVGSFASHIFIDTETFFVRGIEISANHLKSIREGYVYAKATFVHKGRTTQLLDIKVTDEAGTLISVCKLSTIALPKKK from the coding sequence ATGCCATTAGATAAAGAAACTGTTCTTGCTCAAGCCAATGCCGCTTGTAAAAACACATTAATGGAAACCTTGGAAATTAAGGTTATAGATTATGGTGATGATTTTTTAGTTGCAAGTATGCCTGTAAATTCTAGAGTGCATCAGCCAGATGGTGTGTTACACGGCGGTGCAACAGCAGCTTTGGCAGAAAGTGTTGGGAGTTTTGCATCGCATATCTTTATTGATACTGAAACCTTTTTTGTTCGTGGTATCGAAATTTCTGCAAACCATTTAAAAAGTATTCGAGAAGGCTATGTTTATGCCAAAGCAACTTTTGTGCATAAAGGAAGAACAACTCAATTACTAGATATAAAAGTAACCGATGAGGCAGGTACTTTAATTTCGGTTTGTAAACTTTCAACTATTGCCTTACCCAAAAAGAAATAG
- the mnmE gene encoding tRNA uridine-5-carboxymethylaminomethyl(34) synthesis GTPase MnmE produces the protein MISKDTIVALATPSGAGAIAVIRLSGEQAIALADQSFKSVKKQKTLAKQKTHTIHLGHIMDGDKTIDEVLVSIFKNPNSYTGEDVVEISCHGSNYIQQEIIQLFLRKGCRMASAGEFTLRAFLNGKLDLSQAEAVADLISSDNEASHQIAMQQMRGGFSSEISKLREELLNFASLIELELDFAEEDVEFADRGQFKELTDRITFVLKRLIDSFAVGNVIKNGIPVAIVGEPNVGKSTLLNALLNEERAIVSEIAGTTRDTIEDEISIGGIGFRFIDTAGIRETKDVVESIGIKKTFEKIEQAQVVVFLADSTNFKEEAFITSFKIEIEKIKNKYPLKPLLVVANKVDKLDDNLIAKVQLEIPQIHLLSAKQGVGVDALKDKLLSFVNTGALRNNDTIVTNTRHYDSLLKALEEVDKVKFGLETGLSGDLLAIDIRQALYYFGEITGEITNDDLLGNIFANFCIGK, from the coding sequence ATGATAAGTAAAGACACCATTGTAGCTTTAGCAACACCCTCTGGAGCAGGAGCCATTGCCGTTATTCGTTTGTCTGGCGAACAAGCCATTGCATTGGCCGATCAATCATTTAAATCGGTAAAAAAGCAAAAAACATTAGCGAAACAGAAAACGCATACCATTCATTTAGGACACATCATGGATGGAGACAAAACAATAGACGAAGTCTTGGTTTCTATATTTAAAAACCCAAATTCTTATACGGGTGAAGATGTTGTCGAAATATCTTGTCATGGTTCAAATTATATTCAACAAGAAATTATACAATTATTTCTTAGAAAAGGTTGCCGTATGGCCAGTGCTGGCGAATTTACATTACGTGCTTTTTTAAACGGAAAATTAGATTTAAGTCAGGCCGAAGCTGTTGCCGATTTAATTTCGAGCGATAACGAAGCGTCGCACCAAATTGCGATGCAACAAATGCGTGGTGGGTTTTCTTCTGAAATTTCTAAACTACGTGAAGAATTATTAAATTTTGCTTCGTTAATAGAACTGGAATTAGATTTTGCTGAAGAAGACGTGGAATTTGCAGATAGAGGTCAGTTTAAAGAGTTAACAGACAGAATTACCTTTGTTTTAAAACGATTAATAGACTCGTTTGCCGTTGGTAACGTAATTAAAAATGGCATACCTGTAGCCATTGTAGGCGAACCCAATGTTGGTAAATCGACCCTTTTAAATGCGCTTTTAAATGAAGAACGCGCTATAGTTTCTGAGATTGCAGGAACTACTAGAGATACCATTGAAGATGAAATTTCAATAGGAGGTATAGGTTTTCGTTTTATAGATACCGCTGGTATTAGAGAAACAAAAGATGTGGTAGAAAGTATCGGGATTAAAAAAACATTTGAAAAAATTGAACAAGCACAGGTGGTTGTTTTTCTGGCGGATAGTACAAATTTTAAAGAAGAAGCCTTTATTACATCTTTTAAAATTGAAATAGAAAAAATAAAGAATAAATACCCATTAAAACCTTTGTTAGTTGTTGCTAATAAGGTTGATAAATTAGATGACAATTTAATTGCTAAAGTACAATTAGAAATTCCTCAAATACATTTATTATCTGCAAAACAAGGCGTGGGTGTCGATGCGTTAAAAGACAAACTTTTAAGTTTTGTAAATACAGGCGCATTAAGAAATAATGATACAATTGTTACAAATACAAGACATTATGATTCTTTACTTAAAGCCTTAGAAGAGGTCGATAAAGTTAAGTTTGGTTTAGAAACTGGTTTGTCTGGCGACTTATTAGCAATCGATATTCGCCAGGCCTTATATTATTTCGGGGAAATTACTGGCGAAATAACCAACGACGATTTACTTGGTAATATTTTTGCTAATTTCTGTATCGGGAAGTAA
- a CDS encoding aldo/keto reductase: protein MNYRKLGLEGFEVSEVGLGCWQLGADWGQDISKETAFNILSEAEKNGITFFDTADVYGNGKSEIIIGEFLKTCKTPIRVATKFGRAGNAYPDKYTKTVLRQTVLESMERLGVASIDLLQLHCIPTPYLKDGAIFNWLRELKAEGLIKHFGASVETVEEGLICIEQEGLLSLQVIFNVFRQKLITELFPKAEAKGVGIIVRLPLASGLLTGKFTKETTFAEDDHRNFNRNGECFNVGETFAGLPFKKGLEFVETIKNNVLPSHLNMVQLALRWLLDHKAVSTIIPGASSVNQVISNASVSNLDALSEETHTALRDLYKSQIHQEIRGGY, encoded by the coding sequence ATGAACTACAGAAAATTAGGATTAGAAGGCTTTGAAGTGAGCGAAGTTGGATTGGGTTGCTGGCAATTAGGTGCCGATTGGGGTCAGGATATTTCAAAAGAAACAGCTTTTAATATTTTAAGTGAAGCAGAAAAAAATGGTATCACATTTTTCGATACCGCCGATGTTTATGGTAACGGAAAAAGTGAAATTATTATAGGCGAATTTTTAAAAACTTGTAAAACACCCATTCGTGTGGCTACTAAATTTGGTAGAGCAGGAAATGCCTATCCAGATAAATACACCAAAACAGTATTAAGACAAACGGTTTTAGAATCGATGGAACGTTTAGGTGTAGCATCGATAGATCTTTTACAATTACATTGCATTCCAACACCATATTTAAAAGATGGTGCTATTTTTAACTGGTTACGTGAATTAAAAGCCGAAGGACTAATTAAGCATTTTGGCGCTAGTGTTGAAACCGTTGAAGAAGGTTTAATTTGTATAGAACAAGAAGGACTGCTTTCGTTGCAGGTTATATTTAATGTTTTTAGACAAAAATTAATTACCGAATTATTCCCAAAAGCTGAAGCAAAAGGTGTTGGTATTATTGTGAGATTGCCATTAGCTAGCGGACTTTTAACTGGAAAATTCACTAAAGAAACTACTTTTGCTGAAGACGACCATAGAAATTTTAATAGAAACGGCGAATGCTTTAATGTGGGGGAAACCTTTGCCGGTTTGCCTTTTAAAAAAGGATTGGAGTTTGTTGAAACTATAAAAAACAATGTGCTGCCAAGTCATTTAAACATGGTACAATTGGCTTTACGTTGGCTATTAGACCATAAGGCTGTAAGTACTATTATTCCTGGGGCGAGTTCGGTAAATCAAGTGATTTCTAATGCTTCAGTTTCTAATTTAGATGCGCTTTCAGAAGAAACGCATACCGCATTAAGAGATTTGTATAAATCACAAATTCATCAAGAAATTCGTGGTGGTTATTAA
- a CDS encoding chorismate-binding protein: MTPETFFNRIETQYKNNLPFIVYRKPGESKLLVLFQEDDVIHETHDFSEKGFVFSPFEETNKSVLIPFTESNFFSTNYQVEVDDYKGSPASNANEASKAFHINLVEKGVAAIKNNEFKKVVLSRKETVIPSEVNPLKIFKRLLNKYASAFVYCFYHPKVGLWLGATPETLIKIEGNQFSIMALAGTQDYNGSLDVVWQDKEIQEQKFVTDYIVDSLKNTLETLTISPTKTVKAGNLVHLKTMISARLKSETVLKDVITTIHPTPAVCGLPKQASKAFILENEHYKREFYSGFLGELNFETTKAPRSGKRNIENRAYAITTKSTQLYVNLRCMQFVGAEAYIYVGGGVTESSNPLSEWQETVSKSLVIKSVL, from the coding sequence ATGACCCCTGAAACTTTTTTTAATCGTATTGAAACCCAATACAAAAATAATTTACCTTTTATAGTTTATAGAAAACCCGGAGAATCTAAGCTTTTGGTTTTGTTTCAAGAAGATGATGTTATACATGAAACCCACGATTTTTCAGAAAAAGGATTTGTATTTTCTCCGTTTGAAGAGACTAATAAAAGTGTTTTAATTCCCTTTACCGAAAGTAATTTTTTTTCGACCAATTATCAAGTAGAGGTAGATGATTATAAGGGCTCGCCGGCTTCTAATGCCAATGAAGCATCAAAAGCTTTTCATATTAATTTGGTAGAAAAAGGCGTTGCAGCCATTAAAAACAACGAATTTAAAAAAGTCGTTTTATCTAGAAAAGAAACGGTGATCCCTTCAGAAGTTAATCCTTTAAAAATATTTAAGCGTTTACTAAATAAATACGCTTCAGCCTTTGTTTATTGTTTTTACCATCCAAAAGTCGGATTATGGCTAGGCGCAACCCCCGAAACACTAATAAAAATAGAAGGCAACCAGTTTTCTATTATGGCATTGGCCGGAACGCAAGATTATAATGGTAGTTTAGATGTAGTTTGGCAAGACAAAGAAATTCAAGAACAAAAATTTGTAACCGATTATATTGTTGATAGTTTAAAAAATACTCTAGAAACCTTAACTATTTCTCCAACAAAAACGGTTAAAGCCGGAAATTTGGTTCATTTAAAAACCATGATTTCAGCTCGGTTAAAATCGGAAACCGTTTTAAAAGATGTTATTACAACAATACACCCAACGCCGGCTGTTTGTGGTTTGCCAAAACAAGCTTCAAAAGCATTTATTTTAGAAAACGAACATTATAAAAGAGAATTTTATTCTGGATTTTTAGGCGAATTGAATTTCGAAACAACCAAGGCACCCCGCTCTGGTAAACGAAATATCGAAAATAGAGCCTACGCCATCACGACCAAAAGCACCCAACTCTATGTAAACCTTCGATGTATGCAATTTGTTGGGGCAGAGGCGTACATTTATGTAGGTGGCGGGGTTACCGAAAGTTCCAATCCGTTAAGCGAATGGCAGGAAACGGTATCAAAATCTTTGGTTATTAAAAGCGTTCTGTAA
- a CDS encoding DUF3857 domain-containing transglutaminase family protein: MKSFIICLLCVFSFFIKIHAQVTKEASPSWIIPISYPKSEINLKDVSEGTHILLYDTQVNVPKACVYYRLTTKVTDNVGIQNASTVNISYDPSYQKLKFHKINIIRGDEIINKLDLSNIQEMRRELNAENYLYDGTLSAVMNISDVRTGDIIDYDYTIVGFNPIHKNIFSSYFYLSDIESVSKINVTVLSKNELQFKSYNTAIKPSISKQNNLHVYNWAATNTKKLDYEENTPSWKLLYEAVSVTEFKSWKEVANWGANVFKINEAIHPELKAKIDAINTDNQNVGDKIKATLNFVQNEVRYLGLESGIGSYKPFSPNQVFKQRFGDCKDKSLLMVTMLQNMGIEAYPMLVNTTLKHTIKTLLPSPKFFDHCVVKVIKDRASFYYDPTITNQGGDYDSTYFPDYAHGLVLKEGTETFEDIKPYAENKIVTFEDFTLSEIGKGAVLKVITTYYESEADNMRNYFKSNSVSSIEKEYEKFYSNYYYNVSALKPPHFEDKIHQNIFKVYEEYQLDSIWTPMTEKEHYISASFTASSLLHSLYMPTKDERHAELDLVFPTTREHQIKVHLPENWAITNDKLYVNSPGFYYEWKVDYDKLTKTINLNYYLKTQKDFIEPSEFSRYVKDIKKVDQSTAYYIYIPENFSKETFKVSSNNILSNFVTLFKIILGLFILVVIGLLFYWYSGKKKTNNV, from the coding sequence ATGAAATCATTTATTATCTGCTTACTTTGTGTTTTTTCTTTTTTTATAAAAATACATGCGCAAGTAACAAAAGAAGCCTCACCAAGTTGGATCATTCCAATAAGCTATCCTAAATCTGAAATAAACTTAAAAGATGTCTCCGAAGGCACGCATATTTTACTTTACGATACGCAAGTTAATGTCCCCAAAGCATGTGTTTACTACCGTTTAACAACCAAGGTTACCGATAATGTGGGCATACAGAATGCATCTACTGTAAACATAAGCTACGACCCATCTTATCAGAAATTGAAGTTTCATAAAATTAATATTATAAGAGGCGACGAAATCATTAATAAATTAGATCTTTCCAACATTCAGGAAATGCGTCGAGAATTAAATGCCGAAAATTACCTGTACGATGGTACACTATCGGCTGTTATGAATATTTCCGATGTAAGAACAGGCGATATTATCGATTACGATTACACCATTGTTGGATTTAACCCAATTCATAAAAATATATTTTCAAGCTATTTTTATTTAAGCGATATAGAATCTGTTAGCAAAATTAATGTGACGGTGCTTTCCAAAAACGAATTACAATTTAAATCGTACAACACCGCAATAAAACCAAGCATTTCCAAACAAAACAATTTACATGTTTACAATTGGGCAGCAACCAACACAAAAAAGTTAGATTATGAAGAAAATACGCCTTCATGGAAACTACTTTATGAAGCTGTTTCGGTAACCGAATTTAAATCCTGGAAAGAAGTTGCCAATTGGGGCGCAAATGTTTTTAAAATTAATGAAGCCATTCACCCCGAATTAAAAGCTAAAATTGATGCCATTAACACTGACAACCAAAATGTTGGTGATAAAATAAAAGCAACTTTAAATTTTGTTCAAAATGAAGTTAGGTATTTAGGTTTAGAGTCTGGAATAGGAAGTTACAAGCCCTTTTCGCCCAATCAGGTTTTTAAACAACGTTTTGGCGATTGTAAAGACAAAAGTTTATTAATGGTTACCATGCTTCAAAACATGGGAATTGAAGCTTACCCGATGCTTGTAAACACCACATTAAAACATACAATTAAAACCCTTTTACCATCGCCAAAATTTTTCGACCATTGCGTTGTTAAAGTTATAAAAGACCGTGCTTCTTTTTATTACGACCCAACAATAACAAACCAGGGTGGCGATTACGACTCTACTTATTTTCCCGATTATGCTCATGGTTTGGTGTTAAAAGAAGGCACCGAAACCTTCGAGGATATAAAACCCTATGCTGAAAACAAAATTGTAACTTTTGAAGACTTCACTTTAAGTGAAATAGGCAAAGGTGCTGTTTTAAAAGTAATTACCACTTACTACGAATCTGAAGCAGATAATATGAGAAACTACTTTAAATCGAATAGTGTCTCATCGATAGAAAAAGAATATGAAAAATTTTATTCTAACTACTATTACAATGTCTCGGCGTTAAAACCCCCACATTTTGAAGATAAAATACATCAAAATATTTTTAAAGTTTACGAAGAATATCAATTAGATAGTATCTGGACACCTATGACAGAGAAAGAGCATTATATTTCTGCGAGTTTTACGGCTAGCAGTTTATTACACTCTTTATACATGCCTACAAAAGACGAAAGACATGCTGAGCTAGACCTTGTTTTTCCAACCACACGAGAGCATCAAATTAAAGTGCATTTACCAGAAAACTGGGCTATTACAAACGACAAATTATATGTAAACTCTCCTGGTTTTTATTACGAATGGAAAGTAGATTACGATAAGTTAACAAAAACAATCAACCTTAATTATTATTTAAAAACTCAAAAGGATTTCATTGAACCAAGTGAGTTTAGTCGTTATGTGAAAGACATAAAAAAGGTAGACCAATCGACTGCTTATTATATTTACATCCCAGAAAATTTTTCTAAAGAAACTTTTAAAGTAAGCAGCAACAACATTTTAAGTAATTTCGTTACTTTGTTTAAAATAATTCTCGGCCTCTTTATATTGGTAGTTATCGGATTATTATTTTATTGGTATTCTGGAAAGAAAAAAACGAACAACGTATAG
- the menD gene encoding 2-succinyl-5-enolpyruvyl-6-hydroxy-3-cyclohexene-1-carboxylate synthase, with the protein MIYPKIPLAQTVIALCKAKGIQHIVISPGSRNAPLTIGFTNDPYFKCYSIVDERCAAFFAMGIAQQIQKPTAVVCTSGSALLNYYPAVAEAFYSSIPLIVLSADRPKHLIGIGDGQTINQKNVFENHILYSANLKLDLKDEKNVPGNEELPIMKNIEDKIERFLGLQKDIQTHNEEEIDTAINFSIIKKGPIHINIPFDEPLYQTVEKPTVKPKATEPVVKPRSIENYTMQTCLDDWNLAAKKMILVGVNNPNEIDKKWLDDLANDNSVIVLTETTSNLYHHSFISSIDQLISPLTEDEEKQLQPDILITFGGLIVSKKIKTFLRKYQPKHHWHIDSKEAMDTFFCLSNHIEIEPNKFFESFLPKITHYVKSNYSSTWNAVKNKRQKRHAEYLEQIPFSDFMVFDKLLKSVPNNTVLQIGNSSAIRYAQLFNINKSIEVYCNRGTSGIDGSTSTAIGCAVANKKQTVFITGDLSFFYDSNALWNNYIPKNFRIIVVNNTGGGIFRILPGHKNTENFDTYFETNHTLTAKQLAAMYGFAYKSVSTEVTLENALKTFYMDGEEPKLLEIFTPKLVNDEVLLNYFEFLK; encoded by the coding sequence ATGATATACCCAAAAATACCACTTGCACAAACAGTTATTGCACTTTGTAAAGCTAAAGGCATACAACACATAGTAATATCTCCAGGCAGTAGAAATGCACCTTTAACCATAGGTTTTACTAACGACCCGTATTTTAAGTGCTACAGTATTGTAGACGAGCGTTGTGCTGCTTTTTTTGCTATGGGTATTGCACAACAAATCCAGAAACCAACGGCTGTTGTTTGTACTTCGGGTAGTGCGCTTTTAAATTATTATCCGGCTGTAGCCGAAGCGTTTTATAGCAGTATTCCTTTAATCGTTCTATCTGCCGATAGACCTAAACACCTTATTGGAATAGGAGATGGGCAGACCATTAATCAGAAAAATGTTTTTGAAAATCATATATTATATTCAGCTAATTTAAAACTCGATTTAAAAGACGAGAAAAATGTACCTGGTAACGAAGAGTTGCCAATAATGAAGAATATTGAAGATAAAATTGAACGCTTTTTAGGCTTACAAAAAGATATTCAAACCCATAACGAAGAAGAAATAGACACCGCTATTAATTTTTCAATCATTAAAAAAGGCCCTATTCATATTAACATTCCATTTGATGAGCCTTTGTATCAAACGGTAGAGAAACCCACCGTAAAGCCAAAAGCTACCGAGCCCGTGGTAAAACCAAGATCCATCGAAAACTATACCATGCAAACCTGCCTGGATGATTGGAATTTGGCTGCAAAAAAAATGATTTTAGTGGGCGTTAATAATCCCAATGAAATTGATAAAAAATGGTTAGACGATTTGGCTAACGACAATAGTGTGATTGTATTAACCGAAACCACTTCAAATTTATATCACCATAGTTTTATATCTAGTATCGATCAATTAATATCTCCCTTAACGGAAGATGAAGAGAAGCAATTACAACCCGATATTTTAATAACCTTTGGCGGTTTAATTGTATCTAAAAAAATTAAAACCTTCTTAAGAAAATATCAGCCAAAACACCATTGGCACATCGATAGTAAAGAGGCGATGGATACTTTTTTCTGTTTAAGCAATCATATAGAAATAGAACCGAATAAGTTTTTCGAATCGTTCCTGCCAAAAATTACACATTACGTAAAAAGCAACTACAGTTCTACCTGGAATGCGGTAAAAAACAAACGCCAAAAGCGACATGCCGAATATTTAGAACAAATACCATTTTCCGATTTTATGGTGTTCGATAAATTATTAAAAAGCGTTCCTAATAACACTGTTTTGCAAATAGGGAATAGTTCGGCCATTCGGTATGCTCAACTTTTTAATATTAATAAAAGTATTGAGGTGTACTGTAATCGCGGTACCAGTGGTATAGATGGCAGTACATCAACGGCTATTGGTTGTGCCGTTGCCAACAAAAAACAAACGGTTTTTATAACAGGCGATTTGAGCTTTTTCTACGATAGCAATGCTCTTTGGAATAATTATATACCAAAAAACTTTAGAATTATTGTTGTAAATAACACGGGTGGAGGTATTTTTAGAATTCTTCCCGGACATAAGAATACCGAGAATTTCGATACTTATTTTGAAACCAATCATACACTTACTGCCAAACAGTTGGCTGCCATGTATGGCTTTGCTTATAAAAGTGTGTCTACAGAAGTAACCCTAGAAAATGCTTTAAAGACTTTTTATATGGATGGTGAAGAGCCTAAATTGTTAGAAATTTTTACTCCTAAGTTGGTTAACGATGAAGTGCTTTTAAACTATTTTGAATTTTTGAAGTAA